A window from Sinanaerobacter sp. ZZT-01 encodes these proteins:
- a CDS encoding HipA domain-containing protein gives MIDFTTCQVNKFKGYGGANGNKINVLYDGTSYMLKFPPVPTKSKVMSYTNSCISEYLACHIFETLGFTVQDTLLGRYTDKRGKEKIVVACKDFTADGKKLMEFAHLKNTCVDSEQSGYGTELSSIMKAIDEQSLVEPQKLKDFFWDMFVADAFLGNFDRHNGNWGILIDEQQQYAEIAPVYDCGSCLYPQMDQTGMQKVLNEEKEINQRVYVFPTSAILEDGKKISYFDYISSLKNEDCNRALKRIAGRIDMDVLNKLVEEIPAITEVQKDFYKVMLTERKGKILDYSMELLLKQELSRQEQENAPKLTQEFTM, from the coding sequence ATGATTGATTTTACAACTTGCCAAGTCAATAAATTTAAAGGTTACGGCGGTGCCAACGGAAATAAAATCAATGTGCTATATGACGGTACAAGCTATATGCTGAAGTTTCCGCCGGTACCAACAAAAAGCAAAGTGATGAGCTATACCAACAGCTGTATCAGTGAATATTTAGCCTGTCATATCTTTGAAACGCTTGGATTTACTGTACAGGATACACTGCTTGGAAGATATACGGATAAGAGAGGAAAAGAAAAAATCGTAGTGGCTTGTAAGGACTTTACTGCTGACGGGAAAAAATTGATGGAGTTTGCCCATCTCAAAAACACCTGCGTGGACAGCGAGCAAAGCGGATATGGCACAGAACTCTCTTCTATCATGAAAGCAATTGATGAACAATCCCTTGTGGAACCGCAAAAGCTAAAGGATTTCTTTTGGGATATGTTTGTTGCAGATGCCTTCTTAGGAAACTTTGACCGTCACAACGGAAACTGGGGTATCCTAATTGATGAACAACAGCAGTATGCTGAGATTGCTCCGGTTTATGACTGTGGTTCCTGCCTGTATCCGCAAATGGATCAGACAGGGATGCAGAAAGTGTTGAATGAAGAGAAGGAAATCAATCAGCGTGTTTATGTGTTTCCCACATCTGCTATTTTAGAAGATGGTAAAAAAATATCTTACTTTGATTATATTTCCTCACTGAAAAATGAGGATTGTAATCGAGCACTGAAAAGGATTGCAGGACGTATTGATATGGATGTACTCAATAAGCTGGTGGAAGAAATTCCTGCCATTACAGAGGTTCAGAAAGATTTTTATAAGGTGATGCTAACGGAAAGGAAGGGGAAAATCCTCGACTATAGCATGGAGCTATTGCTGAAACAAGAACTTTCACGTCAAGAACAAGAAAACGCACCTAAGCTGACACAAGAGTTTACGATGTAA
- a CDS encoding DNA-binding protein: protein MLDYISVQQAAVKWKISERRIQKLCEENRIDGAVRFGHAWAIPKDASKPADGRLKENRKKE from the coding sequence ATGCTTGATTATATATCTGTGCAGCAGGCAGCAGTTAAATGGAAAATTTCAGAACGCAGAATACAAAAACTCTGCGAAGAAAATAGGATTGATGGGGCAGTTCGCTTTGGTCATGCATGGGCGATACCAAAGGATGCTTCAAAACCTGCAGATGGTAGGCTGAAAGAAAACAGAAAAAAGGAGTGA
- a CDS encoding alpha/beta hydrolase, producing the protein MKKALKITGKVLLWILGIIVGLVIISAVTHNILKPIEKNKYEIGQTINIEGQDMQAYVTGSGEKTIVLLSGLGTASPITDFMPLAERLSEDYKVVILEYFGYGFSDTTKKERSNENIVNEIREALKELEISGPYILMPHSISGVYSLYYAINYPNEVEAIIGIDESRPNQTKTNKYENMSPSLALLNTLGIIRDITFLLPNVDDGMNENNFYSAEQVKFKKIATAWNSVNTSVINEMNMVNTNTKELYDMKYPNDLPVLSFLAKDTVDTDNEWLSLHEEVISNSTIQKIETLRGGHYLHWTNADKIAEITKEFISTRLK; encoded by the coding sequence ATGAAAAAGGCACTTAAGATAACCGGCAAAGTATTACTATGGATTTTGGGGATAATAGTCGGATTAGTGATAATTTCAGCAGTAACACATAACATTCTGAAGCCAATTGAAAAGAACAAATATGAAATCGGTCAGACGATAAATATAGAGGGTCAAGATATGCAGGCTTATGTAACTGGCTCAGGAGAAAAAACAATCGTGTTACTAAGCGGTTTAGGAACTGCATCACCAATTACTGATTTTATGCCTTTAGCGGAAAGATTAAGTGAAGATTATAAAGTTGTAATTCTTGAATATTTTGGGTACGGCTTTAGTGACACGACAAAGAAGGAGCGTTCCAATGAAAATATTGTAAATGAAATAAGAGAAGCACTGAAAGAACTAGAAATTAGTGGACCATATATATTGATGCCTCACTCGATATCAGGCGTATATTCGTTGTACTATGCAATAAATTATCCAAATGAAGTGGAAGCAATTATTGGAATTGACGAATCTAGACCTAACCAAACAAAAACCAATAAATATGAAAATATGTCGCCAAGTTTAGCGCTACTTAACACTCTGGGAATCATAAGGGATATTACATTTCTATTACCAAATGTTGATGATGGTATGAATGAAAATAATTTTTACTCTGCTGAACAAGTTAAATTTAAAAAAATTGCAACAGCTTGGAATAGTGTAAATACCTCTGTAATAAATGAAATGAATATGGTGAATACAAACACAAAAGAATTATATGACATGAAATATCCAAATGATTTACCTGTGCTTTCATTTTTAGCAAAAGATACTGTGGACACAGATAATGAGTGGCTATCCCTTCATGAAGAAGTAATATCAAATTCTACGATACAAAAGATTGAAACGCTTCGTGGTGGGCATTATTTACATTGGACAAATGCTGATAAAATTGCCGAAATTACAAAAGAGTTTATTTCCACACGTTTAAAATAG
- a CDS encoding PLP-dependent aminotransferase family protein: MYEFTFQFDLKKSIPKYQQLYQYIKAEISNGYLAAGTKLPSTRNLCSHLGISRNTVDTAYGQLLAEGYLVSKKKSGYYVSDDIRAHMFTPKEINSALLTSVESNETNDYPSVRYDFKYGQIDQNNFPYSIWKKSVTQWLTSSKSDGLNYGHRQGELSLRQEIASYIRNARGVKCTPEQIILTSGTQMSLDLICKLLKYEHHSVAVENPGYIGARTIFCANGYEMVPISLDSAGININQLKDSFIRLALVTPSHQFPSGMIMPISKRLELLKWADENDGIIIENDYEGEFSYIGNPIPSLQSHDENGRVVYLYNFSSSLLPSVRTSFFVLPPTLFVKYQELFTSLEQTVPIIEQKAIEYFIAEGAWEKHIRKMKNIYSKKFVILSEAIQKYMNGRVEIIGNKAGLHILLRVKTHYTEKELIEIAKKAGIRVYPTTQYWLGNPLEECPLILLGFGGMDISEFNEAIHLLSNVWFK, translated from the coding sequence ATGTATGAATTTACATTTCAATTTGACTTAAAAAAAAGCATACCAAAATATCAACAACTCTATCAATACATTAAAGCAGAGATTTCTAATGGGTATCTTGCTGCTGGAACTAAGCTCCCCTCCACTAGAAACCTATGTTCTCACCTTGGAATAAGCCGCAATACCGTTGATACCGCATATGGGCAATTACTGGCTGAAGGCTATTTAGTCAGCAAAAAAAAGAGCGGATACTATGTTTCCGATGATATACGTGCACATATGTTTACTCCAAAAGAAATAAATAGTGCCTTATTAACATCTGTCGAATCGAACGAAACCAATGATTATCCTTCCGTTAGATATGACTTCAAATATGGGCAAATCGATCAAAATAACTTTCCATATTCAATCTGGAAAAAATCTGTTACTCAGTGGCTCACCAGCTCGAAGTCTGACGGACTGAATTATGGTCATCGTCAAGGGGAACTATCACTTAGGCAGGAAATCGCCTCATACATTAGAAATGCACGAGGGGTGAAGTGTACGCCTGAACAAATCATCCTCACGTCCGGAACGCAAATGTCTCTAGACTTAATCTGTAAATTGTTGAAATATGAACACCATTCTGTAGCTGTAGAGAATCCAGGATACATTGGGGCTAGAACTATTTTCTGTGCAAATGGCTATGAGATGGTGCCCATATCCTTGGACTCAGCTGGAATTAACATTAATCAATTAAAAGACAGTTTTATTCGTTTGGCGCTAGTAACCCCTTCTCATCAATTTCCTTCCGGTATGATTATGCCCATTTCAAAGAGATTAGAACTCTTAAAATGGGCTGATGAAAATGATGGCATCATTATTGAAAATGATTATGAGGGTGAATTCAGTTATATCGGAAATCCAATCCCCAGTCTCCAAAGCCATGATGAGAATGGGCGAGTTGTATATCTGTATAATTTTTCAAGTTCTTTGCTTCCTTCTGTAAGAACCAGCTTTTTTGTGTTGCCACCGACTCTATTCGTAAAGTATCAAGAATTATTCACTTCTCTTGAACAAACTGTTCCAATTATTGAACAGAAGGCTATAGAATATTTTATTGCAGAAGGTGCTTGGGAAAAGCACATACGTAAAATGAAAAACATTTATTCAAAAAAATTTGTCATCCTATCTGAAGCAATTCAAAAGTATATGAATGGTCGGGTAGAAATTATAGGAAATAAAGCAGGTCTTCACATTCTCTTGCGGGTTAAAACCCACTATACAGAAAAAGAATTGATTGAAATTGCAAAAAAAGCTGGAATTCGAGTATATCCTACAACTCAATATTGGTTAGGAAATCCGCTTGAAGAATGCCCATTGATTTTACTGGGTTTTGGTGGTATGGATATTAGCGAGTTTAACGAGGCCATTCATCTACTCAGTAATGTATGGTTTAAGTAA
- a CDS encoding HAMP domain-containing sensor histidine kinase: MKKNLSTRGIYIGVGAAFLVLMVCFYIILFYNTKNRIILGSAIIFPLLVLLLGITLISLIKGKLTAFSDSLNACIDDIVSGKEDVTFELESETLIGKFNHKLQRLYEIMQNGKRQVQEEKQSIQEMISDISHQVKTPMANLKMYNSTLLERQLTPEKAQEFHERMKSQIDKLDFLMQAMVKMSRLETGVITLTISPAPIYDTIGLALSGIERTADRKKMEVTVDCNPAIIVPHDKKWTAEALFNILDNAVKYTPSGGRLSVMVERWEMATKIDITDTGRGIHEQHYAQIFKRFYREDEVHEFSGIGVGLYLCREIISKQGGYIHVKSEIGKGSTFSVFLPNERQL, encoded by the coding sequence ATGAAAAAGAATTTATCTACAAGAGGAATCTATATCGGAGTCGGTGCTGCTTTTCTTGTCCTTATGGTATGCTTTTATATCATTTTGTTTTACAATACCAAAAACCGGATAATCCTTGGATCGGCTATTATTTTTCCCCTGCTGGTTCTTCTGCTGGGAATTACTTTGATCAGTCTGATAAAAGGAAAGCTGACAGCTTTTTCCGATTCTTTGAATGCCTGTATTGATGACATTGTAAGCGGAAAAGAGGATGTGACCTTTGAGTTAGAATCGGAAACACTGATTGGCAAATTCAACCATAAACTCCAGCGCCTGTACGAGATCATGCAAAATGGAAAAAGACAGGTTCAGGAAGAAAAACAATCCATACAAGAAATGATTTCCGACATTTCCCATCAAGTAAAAACTCCGATGGCAAATCTAAAAATGTATAATTCCACTTTGCTGGAGCGACAGCTTACACCAGAGAAAGCACAAGAGTTTCATGAACGGATGAAATCACAAATTGACAAGCTGGATTTTTTGATGCAGGCAATGGTGAAGATGTCCCGGTTGGAAACAGGTGTGATAACCCTCACCATTTCTCCTGCACCAATTTATGACACCATAGGGCTTGCACTTTCCGGCATTGAACGAACAGCAGATCGAAAAAAAATGGAAGTAACCGTGGACTGTAATCCCGCCATCATTGTACCCCATGATAAAAAGTGGACAGCGGAAGCCTTGTTTAACATTCTGGATAATGCAGTAAAATACACACCATCAGGCGGCAGGTTATCTGTGATGGTGGAGCGTTGGGAGATGGCAACGAAAATTGACATCACTGACACAGGCAGAGGCATTCATGAACAGCATTATGCGCAGATATTCAAACGCTTCTATCGGGAAGATGAGGTACATGAATTCAGCGGCATCGGCGTTGGCCTTTACCTGTGCCGTGAAATCATCTCCAAACAGGGGGGTTACATTCATGTGAAATCCGAAATTGGCAAAGGTTCCACTTTCTCGGTGTTCCTCCCAAATGAAAGGCAGCTTTGA
- a CDS encoding helix-turn-helix transcriptional regulator has translation MTINELLKEKGMSRYSLSKTSGIAWATLSDICSGKTSLTRCNAQTLQKLSGALGMTIEDILALTVEPSESQKNGKPSDRSYLETNLSAHLQKAINDYVQGEKDKVSYMDCLWGELYGSINADLWSGIISEEQANYLRTKYLHGEEQE, from the coding sequence ATGACAATAAATGAATTATTAAAAGAAAAAGGAATGTCCAGATACAGCCTGTCAAAAACAAGCGGTATTGCTTGGGCAACTCTCTCGGATATCTGCTCCGGCAAAACAAGCCTGACACGCTGTAATGCTCAAACCCTTCAGAAGCTGTCGGGGGCACTTGGTATGACCATAGAAGATATATTAGCGCTCACAGTAGAGCCTTCTGAAAGTCAGAAAAACGGAAAACCCAGTGATCGTTCCTACTTGGAAACGAACCTCTCTGCCCATCTCCAAAAGGCAATTAATGATTATGTGCAAGGTGAAAAAGATAAGGTATCTTACATGGACTGTCTGTGGGGAGAGCTGTATGGATCTATCAATGCAGACCTCTGGTCGGGTATCATTTCAGAAGAACAGGCCAATTATCTGAGAACAAAATATCTCCATGGAGAAGAACAGGAGTGA
- a CDS encoding PhzF family phenazine biosynthesis protein, translating to MLIKVFTMNSFAKTQGGGNPAAIVLDANDLTDNEMQKLAEKIGFSETAFITKSKCADFKVRFFTPVEEVDLCGHATVGAFYLMAERGILMPGNYSQETRAGVLNVEVMDDHLIMMDQALPCFYEVVDKAEIADSLNLRIEDLAEDIFPQIVSTGMRDIMVPIRSLEILNRTVPDMVKVAKMSRKYNTIGYHLFTLETLGGTAHCRNLAPLYGIPEESACGTANGALSSYLTHHGRLSIDQAKNIVMEQGYTMEMPSEILASVEMDDGEIIRVRVGGKAIDIKELEVEL from the coding sequence ATGCTCATAAAAGTGTTTACAATGAACTCATTTGCAAAGACACAAGGCGGTGGAAACCCTGCTGCAATTGTCTTAGATGCAAACGATCTAACGGATAATGAAATGCAGAAATTAGCTGAGAAAATAGGCTTTTCAGAAACAGCCTTCATTACAAAATCGAAATGCGCAGATTTTAAAGTCCGATTTTTTACACCCGTTGAGGAGGTGGATCTTTGCGGTCACGCAACTGTTGGAGCATTTTACCTAATGGCTGAACGTGGAATACTTATGCCAGGCAATTATAGTCAAGAAACAAGAGCTGGAGTCTTAAATGTGGAAGTTATGGATGATCATCTAATCATGATGGATCAAGCGCTACCTTGTTTTTATGAAGTCGTTGATAAAGCTGAGATTGCAGACTCACTAAACTTAAGGATTGAGGACCTTGCAGAGGATATTTTTCCTCAAATTGTTTCAACGGGTATGCGTGATATTATGGTGCCAATACGGAGCTTGGAAATTCTAAATAGAACTGTGCCAGATATGGTGAAAGTGGCTAAGATGAGTAGAAAATACAATACAATAGGTTATCATCTTTTCACTCTTGAAACACTTGGTGGAACAGCGCATTGTAGGAATTTGGCTCCGCTCTATGGTATTCCGGAAGAGTCTGCCTGTGGGACTGCAAATGGCGCTTTAAGTTCATATCTGACTCATCACGGTAGACTTAGTATAGACCAGGCAAAAAACATAGTGATGGAGCAGGGGTATACTATGGAAATGCCTTCTGAGATTCTGGCATCAGTAGAAATGGATGATGGAGAAATCATTAGAGTTCGTGTAGGTGGAAAGGCAATTGATATTAAGGAACTAGAGGTTGAATTATAA
- a CDS encoding response regulator transcription factor, whose product MKRILVVEDDVMLNSGLCYNLELDEYKGIPAHDAAAALEKVTNESFDLVILDVNLPDVDGFELCKKIKAKRDIPVIFLTARDLEADVMKGFDLGADDYITKPFNINIFRKKVAAVLKRSGESATQRLYLCEDLVIDFDKLTATIKNEPIVFTPTEYKILKIFTSNPGVLLTRQLLLEKLYDVDANFVDEHTLTVNINRLRNKIENGDRKYIKTVYGMGYLWAGDKE is encoded by the coding sequence ATGAAACGAATTCTTGTGGTAGAAGATGATGTAATGCTGAATTCCGGGTTGTGCTATAACCTCGAACTGGATGAATATAAAGGGATTCCCGCCCATGATGCGGCAGCGGCTTTGGAGAAGGTAACGAATGAGAGCTTTGATCTGGTGATTCTGGATGTGAATCTGCCGGATGTCGATGGCTTTGAACTGTGCAAAAAAATCAAAGCCAAACGGGATATTCCGGTAATATTTCTGACCGCTCGTGATCTGGAAGCCGACGTAATGAAAGGCTTTGATTTAGGCGCAGATGACTACATCACAAAGCCGTTCAATATAAATATTTTTAGAAAAAAAGTGGCCGCTGTTTTGAAGCGGTCGGGAGAGTCGGCAACGCAAAGGCTTTATCTATGCGAAGACCTTGTAATAGACTTCGACAAGCTGACAGCAACCATCAAGAATGAACCGATCGTTTTCACACCCACGGAGTATAAAATTCTGAAAATCTTTACGAGCAATCCCGGTGTACTGCTTACTCGGCAGCTATTGCTGGAAAAGCTGTACGATGTAGATGCAAACTTCGTGGATGAACACACTTTAACCGTCAACATCAATCGTTTAAGAAACAAGATAGAAAACGGGGATAGAAAATACATCAAAACAGTTTACGGTATGGGTTACCTATGGGCAGGTGATAAGGAATGA
- a CDS encoding ABC transporter ATP-binding protein: MSILKTNELKKQYGTDANLVKALDGVILNVEPGEFVAIVGTSGSGKSTLLHMLGGLDTPTSGSVEVGGKELSKMNDEQLTIFRRRNIGFIFQNYNLVPILNVYENIVLPIELDGEKPDKIFLDKIVKMLGLTEKLNNLPNNLSGGQQQRVAIARALATKPAIILADEPTGNLDSKTSQEVLGLLKMTSQQFNQTIVMITHNNEIAQLADRIVRIEDGRIVA; this comes from the coding sequence ATGAGCATATTAAAGACTAATGAACTGAAAAAGCAATATGGAACCGATGCAAATCTTGTGAAAGCCTTAGATGGTGTTATCTTGAATGTGGAACCGGGCGAATTTGTGGCAATTGTCGGCACATCCGGAAGCGGCAAGTCCACTCTGCTGCATATGCTCGGTGGACTGGACACCCCTACCTCCGGCAGCGTAGAAGTAGGTGGAAAAGAGCTTTCGAAAATGAATGACGAGCAGCTCACAATTTTCCGGCGCAGAAATATTGGATTCATCTTCCAGAATTATAACCTTGTACCCATTTTGAATGTTTATGAAAATATCGTCCTGCCCATTGAGTTAGATGGCGAAAAGCCCGACAAAATCTTCCTTGATAAAATTGTGAAGATGCTGGGACTGACAGAAAAGCTGAACAACTTACCTAACAACCTCTCCGGAGGCCAGCAGCAGCGTGTTGCAATTGCAAGAGCACTGGCAACCAAACCTGCGATTATTCTTGCGGATGAACCCACTGGGAATCTAGATAGCAAGACCAGTCAGGAAGTGCTTGGACTTCTGAAAATGACAAGCCAGCAATTCAATCAGACCATCGTTATGATTACCCATAACAATGAAATCGCTCAGCTTGCTGACCGTATCGTGCGGATTGAAGATGGACGGATTGTGGCGTAA
- a CDS encoding LysR family transcriptional regulator codes for MDLLQIKYFQTVASMQHMTRAADVLQIAQPALSAMIAKLEADLGVPLFNRTGRNIVLNEYGKTFLKRANRILKEVDEGRQEISDLSGSEMGAVSFATTSLNKEFGNLIGNFARLHPKVNFHITQLGDDREKLNLLDKDEIDFAFMNTIDEHSNISTMKLAEEDIYLAVPPSHPLAKYRTVSFQNLKDEAFIGLKANYSQQEFCDELCKKNGFVPNIICECSEFTAVINLVEAGLGVSFLPCSEDEKKELSVVLLKIDGIDFKNILRLAWKEQRYFSKAARNFREYITLYFNATV; via the coding sequence ATGGACTTGCTGCAAATTAAATATTTTCAAACTGTGGCTAGCATGCAACATATGACAAGAGCAGCCGATGTGTTGCAAATTGCTCAACCCGCCTTAAGTGCCATGATTGCTAAGTTGGAGGCGGACTTGGGAGTTCCCTTGTTTAATCGGACAGGACGTAATATAGTTTTAAATGAATATGGAAAAACGTTTTTAAAACGGGCTAATAGAATATTGAAAGAAGTTGATGAAGGACGACAGGAGATATCCGATCTGTCCGGAAGTGAAATGGGCGCTGTGTCTTTTGCAACTACATCTTTAAATAAAGAATTCGGTAATCTTATAGGCAACTTTGCACGTCTTCATCCAAAAGTAAATTTCCATATTACACAGTTAGGTGATGATAGAGAAAAACTTAATCTATTGGATAAAGATGAAATTGATTTTGCTTTTATGAATACGATTGATGAGCATTCTAATATCTCAACTATGAAATTGGCAGAGGAGGACATTTATTTAGCAGTACCACCATCGCACCCCCTTGCTAAATACCGAACAGTTTCTTTTCAGAATTTGAAAGACGAAGCTTTTATTGGATTAAAAGCTAATTATAGCCAACAGGAATTCTGTGATGAACTTTGCAAGAAGAATGGATTTGTGCCAAATATCATCTGTGAGTGCAGTGAGTTCACGGCGGTTATTAATTTGGTCGAAGCAGGGCTGGGTGTATCTTTTTTACCGTGTTCTGAGGATGAGAAAAAGGAGTTGTCTGTTGTTTTGCTTAAGATCGATGGGATTGACTTTAAGAATATTCTACGACTTGCATGGAAAGAGCAACGATATTTTTCAAAAGCGGCAAGAAATTTCCGTGAATATATAACGCTATATTTTAATGCCACAGTTTAA
- a CDS encoding AraC family transcriptional regulator, whose protein sequence is MDWITGIQRAIDYIEDNITENLDYDEIAKRAYSSSYHFQRVFGILCGQTLGEYIRERRLTLAASELVSSNGKVIDVAIKYGYDSSESFGRAFSKFHGVTPSKAKSCGKNLKSFSKLTVKLVLEGGTVMNYRIEEKKAFKVIEKVKLFSTKNEENMKGIPLFWDASRNDGTIQKLCEFCVGTELDNLILGICYGDNCDNTKEFSYSIATGYNGNPVPDGFRVNQIKSSTWAIFKCKGAMPIAIQNMWHRIYTEFFPTSDYIPKNEVDFEVYPDGDMNSQDYESEIWIAVEKK, encoded by the coding sequence TTGGATTGGATTACAGGAATACAACGAGCGATTGACTATATTGAAGATAACATTACAGAAAATCTTGATTATGATGAAATTGCTAAAAGAGCATATTCATCAAGTTATCATTTTCAACGTGTATTTGGAATTTTATGTGGACAGACGCTTGGAGAATACATCCGTGAAAGACGGCTTACACTTGCAGCAAGTGAACTTGTTTCCTCTAACGGTAAAGTTATTGATGTTGCAATAAAGTATGGCTATGACAGTTCTGAAAGTTTTGGAAGAGCATTCAGCAAATTTCATGGCGTTACACCATCAAAAGCAAAATCCTGTGGTAAGAATCTAAAATCATTTTCAAAACTTACCGTAAAATTAGTTTTGGAAGGTGGAACTGTGATGAATTACAGAATTGAAGAAAAGAAAGCATTTAAGGTCATTGAAAAAGTGAAACTGTTCAGTACAAAAAATGAGGAAAATATGAAGGGAATTCCATTATTTTGGGACGCCTCACGTAATGATGGTACAATTCAAAAGCTGTGTGAATTTTGTGTAGGTACAGAGCTTGATAATCTGATTTTAGGCATTTGCTATGGAGATAATTGTGACAATACTAAAGAATTTTCATATTCAATTGCAACGGGATACAATGGGAATCCAGTACCTGATGGATTTAGAGTAAATCAAATTAAATCGAGCACTTGGGCAATCTTCAAATGTAAAGGTGCAATGCCAATAGCAATACAAAATATGTGGCATAGAATTTATACCGAATTTTTCCCAACATCGGACTATATACCTAAAAATGAAGTAGACTTTGAGGTGTATCCTGATGGTGATATGAATTCGCAAGATTATGAAAGCGAAATATGGATTGCTGTTGAAAAAAAATAG